The segment AGTCCAGCGTGATGGCACCGTCGCCGGCGGTTTCGGCGGCCCCGGCAGTTCCGGCGGTGAGGATGCCGCTGTGAACCGTACGGAACCGTGCCGGGGTCCCCACGATGTGCGCGGCGGCGAGCGTCGCGTGGCCGCAGAGCCTGACCTCGGTCGTCGGCGTGAACCAGCGCAGCGCCCAGTCTGCCTCCGGGTCGTCCGGCAGCGGCGTCAGAAAGGAGGTCTCCGCCTGGTTCACCTCGGCCGCGACCTGCTGGAGCCAGCGGTCCTCGGGGAAGCGGGGCGAGTCCAGCACGAGGACTCCGGCGGGGTTCCCCGCGAAGGGCCGGTCGGTGAATGCGTCAACGATTCGGATTCGCATGCCTGTGAGCGTAGACAGGACGCACGTGCGGACCATAGCCACTTTCGAGGCGGTGGCCCGGAACCCGGTTCGCCTCTTCCTTTTCGTTCCCTCGGCGGGCTCCTGCACCAGTCGCGCGGTGATCACGAGTCCGGCCCGGCTAGACCCTCGGCCGCCCCGACGCGCAGCAGATCAATGTCGTGAGCACCCGGGAGGTGCGGGCGGTCGCCCCGCCCGCACCTCGGCGTCAGGACCTGGATCTTCCAGGACGGCCACCTCGGCCTGGTACGCGCCCGGGTTCCTGCGAACGCTCCACGGGCGGTTCGGCCTCATTGAAGGCGGCCCCGCGCCTGGGCCGCCACCGTCGCCGCAGACCTGCGGTGCCGTCGCCCGGCACCAGCTCCAGGAGATCGCGCTGCACACGTACGACGCCCAGATCACCCTGGGCGCCCCGCAGTTGCTGCCGGGGGAGGCGGCACTCAACGGTGTCGAGGAACTCTCCGCCGACGGCGCACGGACCGCCCGCCTCCCTCAACTTCTACGGCCGGATCCCGATCGACTCCCTGCAACCCGACGGCGACCGGCTTCTGTTCGACCAGCTCATCGCCTGGGACCCGGACTGACCGGGACAGGACCCAGCGGCGCCGTCGTCGTCACAGCGGGTCGATGCGGGGCTTGAGCAGGCAGAACTCGTTGCCTTCGGGATCGGCGAGGACGTGCCAGGACGCCTCCGCGGGCTGACCGATGTCGACGAGTACGGCGCCGGCGGCCAGGAGGCGTTCGAGCTCGGCGTCCTGATCGCGGTCGGTCGCGTTGACGTCGATGTGCAGCCGGGCATGCCCGTTCTTCGGCGCGTCGTCGCGGATCAGGAAGATCGTCGGCTGCGGGCCGCCGAACCCTTCGCGCGGCCCGATCTCGATGCAGCCCTCCGCCTCGCGATCGAGCACCGTGAAGTCCAGGACCTCGCACCAGAACCGCGCCAGCACCTCGGGGTCGTGGCACTTGAGCACGAGCTCACTGATACGGCATGCCATTGATGAAACCTGCTCTCAGCGTGGGAACTTCCGGAGTGGCGACCGTACCGCGGGTCCCCATGTCGGCTTGCCGCTGGGCTGTCCTGAGGGCGAGGCTCCTCAGGGCAGCCCGCCTCGTGCGCGCACCCACGCAGCCGCGAGATCGTCCGCCGGATCGCCTACGCACATGTCGCCGAAGTCGATCACGCCCGAGAGCGTCCCGTCCGAGACGACGACATTCGCTGGGTGAAGGTCGTCGTGCAGCCACAGCGGCGGGCCCTTTGAGGGGAACGCCGCACACCGGACGATGCCGCCTTCAGCCGGTGCTCCACCAGGGCCGAAAGCCATGCAGTCACCAGTGACAACGCCACACGCGAGCCTCCAGCGGACTCTGTCAGGATGCCGGCCCAGCCGTCAGATAGCCGGACTACTGTGTCGGAGCATGAACCCGGACGGCTGGTTGGCGGACACCCGCACTTCATACGACACGGTCGCGGTGAGCTACTCCGACCAGCTGCGCGGGGTTCTGGGCGGCAAGCCGTACCTCCGGGCGGCGCTGGCGCTTTTCGCCGACGCGGTCAGTGACTCCGGCGGTGGGCCAGTGGCGGATGTGGGATGCGGACCGGGCCACGTCACCGCCTATCTGCACAACCTGGGCGTCGACGCTTTCGGCATCGATGTCTCCCCCGGGATGGTCGAGGTGGCTCGCAGTGAGCACCCTGAGCTCCGGTTCGAGGTGGGCTCGATGACGGCTCTCGACCTTGCCGACGAGTCGATCGCCGGTGTGCTCGCGTTCTGGTCGTTGATTCACGTCCCCGATGAGGCGGTCCCGACGGTCCTCTCCGGCTTCGAGCGGGTGCTCCGCCCTGGTGCACCGCTGCTGATCGGGTTTCACGTGGGTGACGAGTCGCGCCTGAAGACGCAGGGCTACGGCGGCCACCCGATGAAGGTCCACGTCCACTGGCGCCGGCCCGCCCGGGTGAGCGCCTGGCTGCGCGAGGGCGGATTCACGGTCGAGACCGAGATGCTGCTCGACCCCGAGGGGAATGCGCCGGGAGCGATCCTCTTCGCACGCCGTCGGTCGTAGCGGTCATGCCGCTACGAAGGTCCGGTGGTCTCGTATGAGGGCTCGCAGAACGGTGAGGCGGCGCCTGGCGAGGGCGACCACGTTGCCTTAGCCGTTCATCCACGAATGCGTGCGCTCGACGGGCCGGCGCCTGCTGGCCTGGATCGGATGCAGCCGTTCACCGAGATCTCGCCGAGGTCGGGGCCGATCATCCGGTCGTAGGCGTTCAGGGCGAGAGCGTGCAGCGCGGGCACGGCCGTCCTTCGTGATCACTGAGCGTGGAGATTACGAGCATGAGGTACGCGCAGGGCGGTGGGTCGACCGGCCCTGAGTTCAGGGCGGGTTCACCACGGGAGGTTCCCGGATCGGTCGATGAACTGTCCCGTCGGCCCGTCCGGGCCGATCGTCGCGAGGGTCACGATGGACTCTGCGCCGTCGGTGACGCTGTGTCCGAGGCCGCCGGTGAAGTCGGTCGCGGTCTGCCCGGGGTCTGCGGCGTTGACCTTTACGTCCTTGAGTTCCTTGGCGTACTGCGTCGTGAGCATCGTGACCGCGGCCTTCGAGGCGCAGTAGAGGGGCAGGGCGTATTGCGACTCGATCCGCGCCGGGTCCTGGGTCATGTGGAAGGAGCCCATTCCGCTGGACACGTTGACGATGACGGGGTTCGGCGACGTGCGCAGCAGCGGGAGGAAGGCGTGCGTGACGCGCACGATCCCGACGACGTTCACGTCGAGCACGGCGCTCACGTCGGCTGCGGTGTACTCCTCGACGGGGCCGAGCTTGCCGAGGACGCCGGCGTTGTTGACCAGGACGTCGATCGTTCCCTCATGCGCGGCGACGTCCGCGGCCGCGGCCTGGACCGAGGCGTCGTCGGTCACGTCCATCTGAACGAACCGGGCGCCGAGCGACTCGGCCGCGGCCAGGCCGCGTTCACGGTGGCGGGCACCGAGGAGGACGGTGTGCCCCGCCTCGACGAGGCGACGGGCGGTTTCAAAACCGAGGGACTTGTTCGCCCCGGTGATGAATGTGGTGGTCATGCGGGCTCCTCCTGGTCCGTACAGCACGGTCGTGCGCTGTTCACGCACTCCATGCTGGGTGCCCGGGAGGGTTGGCGGGAGCTACGGGACTTCCTGGTACGGCGCGTACCACCCAGCAGCCCGGTCCACCGGATGGTCCACCGGTCGAGGCGGAACGCGGGCTGTCAGTTCTGCGGAGACATCCTCTGGACCCCGATGGCGGCAAGGAGTTCGAGTTTGCTGCGGGCGTCGGTGCCTGGCTGCGGCGTGTACACCACGAGGCGGAGGTTCGTGTCCTGGGTGTTGAGGATGTCGGTGTTCATGGCGATGTCTCCGACATCGGGGTGCTGGACGATTTTGTGCGCACTCTGGTGACCGCCCACCGCTCGGCGGCTCCACAACTCGCGGAACCGTGGGCTGAGGTTCAGCCTCGATACCAAGGCAGCGAGGTCGGGATCGTCGGGGTACCGGCTCGTCGTCGCGCGCAGGTCGGCGACGAGGGACTCCTCGAACGCCGCCCGCTCGGCCGCCGTCTGCCGGACCCGGGGCAGCTCACCCAGGAACTGC is part of the Streptomyces sp. NBC_01262 genome and harbors:
- a CDS encoding VOC family protein encodes the protein MACRISELVLKCHDPEVLARFWCEVLDFTVLDREAEGCIEIGPREGFGGPQPTIFLIRDDAPKNGHARLHIDVNATDRDQDAELERLLAAGAVLVDIGQPAEASWHVLADPEGNEFCLLKPRIDPL
- a CDS encoding class I SAM-dependent methyltransferase yields the protein MNPDGWLADTRTSYDTVAVSYSDQLRGVLGGKPYLRAALALFADAVSDSGGGPVADVGCGPGHVTAYLHNLGVDAFGIDVSPGMVEVARSEHPELRFEVGSMTALDLADESIAGVLAFWSLIHVPDEAVPTVLSGFERVLRPGAPLLIGFHVGDESRLKTQGYGGHPMKVHVHWRRPARVSAWLREGGFTVETEMLLDPEGNAPGAILFARRRS
- a CDS encoding SDR family NAD(P)-dependent oxidoreductase, whose protein sequence is MTTTFITGANKSLGFETARRLVEAGHTVLLGARHRERGLAAAESLGARFVQMDVTDDASVQAAAADVAAHEGTIDVLVNNAGVLGKLGPVEEYTAADVSAVLDVNVVGIVRVTHAFLPLLRTSPNPVIVNVSSGMGSFHMTQDPARIESQYALPLYCASKAAVTMLTTQYAKELKDVKVNAADPGQTATDFTGGLGHSVTDGAESIVTLATIGPDGPTGQFIDRSGNLPW